A single region of the Solwaraspora sp. WMMD791 genome encodes:
- a CDS encoding carbohydrate-binding module family 20 domain-containing protein, whose product MPTDTVPAGRPPDPASGAGRTIRRRRLLVGLAVLTLLASTAVVAAGAVTRTTTADAAPQGDRDVTAVLFSWRFDSIARECRDTLGPLGYGYVQVSPPQEHIQGGQWWTAYQPVSYTIAGRLGDRAAFRSMVDTCHAAGVKVIVDAVVNHMSAGSGTGTGGTAYGKYTYPGIYQEQDFHSCRSRIADYRNRYDVQECELVGLSDLDTGSDYVRGRIAAYLSDLLSLGVDGFRIDAAKHIAAADLAAIRSRMSNPNAYWVQEVIHGAGEAVQPEEYLGTGDVQEFRYARDLRRIFRTERLAYLRDIGPTWGYLPSGQAGVFVDNHDTERGGDTLNYRDGSTYTLASVFTLAWTYGSPHVHSGYEFSDFDAGPPGGGTVTACYADGWRCQHKWRQIANMVKFRTAAHGTGVVNWWDNGNNQIAFGRGNRAYVAINKEGSTLTRTFQTSLPAGTYCDVQHGDPTPGGGCTGPTVTVDNAGRFTASVPANDALAIHVGAPAGPGTGPTTSPTPTAGPTSTPPPNGTSTATFAVTATTSWGQNIFVVGDHSGLGGWDPARAVPLSAASYPVWRGTVSLPAGTTFAYKYLRKNPDGTVTWESGANRTATAPAGGAVTLTDTWRN is encoded by the coding sequence ATGCCCACCGACACCGTCCCTGCCGGCCGACCCCCCGACCCCGCCAGCGGCGCCGGCCGGACCATCCGCCGCCGGCGGCTGCTCGTCGGACTCGCCGTGCTCACCCTGCTGGCGAGTACCGCCGTGGTCGCCGCCGGCGCCGTCACCCGGACCACCACCGCCGACGCCGCCCCACAGGGCGACCGGGACGTCACGGCGGTGCTGTTCTCCTGGCGCTTCGACTCGATCGCCCGCGAGTGCCGCGACACCCTCGGCCCGCTCGGCTACGGCTATGTGCAGGTCTCCCCACCGCAGGAGCACATCCAGGGCGGCCAGTGGTGGACCGCGTACCAGCCGGTCAGCTACACGATCGCCGGTCGACTCGGCGACCGGGCCGCGTTCAGGTCGATGGTGGACACCTGCCACGCCGCCGGGGTCAAGGTGATCGTCGACGCCGTCGTCAACCACATGAGCGCCGGATCGGGCACCGGCACCGGCGGTACGGCGTACGGCAAGTACACCTACCCCGGCATCTACCAGGAGCAGGACTTCCACTCCTGCCGCAGCCGGATCGCCGACTACCGCAACCGCTACGACGTGCAGGAGTGCGAACTCGTCGGCCTGTCCGACCTGGACACCGGCAGTGACTACGTCCGTGGCCGGATCGCCGCGTACCTGTCGGACCTGCTCTCCCTCGGCGTGGACGGCTTCCGCATCGACGCCGCCAAGCACATCGCCGCGGCCGACCTGGCCGCCATCCGGTCGCGGATGAGCAACCCGAACGCCTACTGGGTCCAGGAGGTCATCCACGGCGCGGGTGAGGCGGTGCAGCCCGAGGAGTACCTCGGCACCGGTGACGTGCAGGAATTCCGGTACGCCCGGGACCTGCGCCGGATCTTCCGCACCGAGCGCCTGGCCTACCTGCGTGACATCGGCCCCACCTGGGGATACCTGCCCAGCGGTCAGGCCGGCGTCTTCGTCGACAACCACGACACCGAACGCGGCGGCGACACCCTCAACTACCGCGACGGCTCCACGTACACCCTGGCCAGCGTCTTCACCCTGGCCTGGACGTACGGGTCGCCGCACGTGCACTCCGGCTACGAGTTCAGCGACTTCGACGCCGGCCCACCGGGCGGTGGCACCGTGACCGCCTGCTACGCCGACGGCTGGCGTTGTCAGCACAAGTGGCGGCAGATCGCCAACATGGTCAAGTTCCGGACGGCGGCGCACGGCACCGGTGTCGTCAACTGGTGGGACAACGGCAACAACCAGATCGCCTTCGGCCGGGGCAACCGGGCGTACGTCGCGATCAACAAGGAGGGGTCGACGCTGACCCGGACGTTCCAGACCTCGCTGCCCGCCGGCACCTACTGCGACGTCCAGCATGGTGACCCCACCCCGGGTGGCGGCTGCACCGGGCCGACCGTGACGGTCGACAACGCGGGTCGGTTCACCGCCAGCGTGCCGGCCAACGACGCGCTCGCGATCCATGTCGGCGCCCCGGCCGGGCCGGGCACCGGGCCGACCACCAGCCCGACGCCGACCGCCGGGCCGACCAGCACGCCGCCGCCGAACGGCACCAGCACGGCCACGTTCGCGGTGACCGCCACCACCAGCTGGGGGCAGAACATCTTCGTCGTCGGCGACCACAGCGGGCTCGGCGGCTGGGACCCGGCGCGGGCGGTGCCGCTGTCGGCGGCCAGCTACCCGGTCTGGCGGGGCACGGTCAGCCTGCCGGCCGGCACCACGTTCGCGTACAAGTACCTGCGCAAGAACCCCGACGGCACCGTCACCTGGGAGAGCGGGGCCAACCGCACCGCCACCGCGCCCGCCGGTGGGGCGGTCACCCTCACCGACACCTGGCGCAACTGA
- a CDS encoding LLM class flavin-dependent oxidoreductase codes for MGWSVIDVPLSVLDLAPVATGGTAGEALRHTTELARRTEQLGYRRFWVAEHHNMPAIASAAPAVLMAHLAAATSTIRIGSGGVMLPNHPPLVVAEQFGTLQALHPDRIDLGIGRAPGTDQATALALRRTMAGLNAEAFPQELATLIGYFRGDSGPITATPGAGQMPAIWLLGSSGFSAQLAGTLGLPFSFAHHFSPANTLAALALYRQHFRPSQWLDRPYAMVAVNVVCADTDEQAEWLSGPAGLSFLRLRAGRPEPLASPAEAAAYPYTEHEREFVRQRRDGQAIGSPDTVARALTELRGRTGADELMLTTLVYDIADRVRSFELVMEAVGRTGVGAAPHRDADNDDQ; via the coding sequence TTGGGCTGGAGTGTGATCGACGTACCGCTCTCCGTCCTCGACCTGGCCCCGGTCGCCACCGGCGGCACCGCCGGTGAAGCCCTGCGGCACACCACCGAGCTGGCCCGCCGGACCGAACAGCTCGGCTACCGCCGGTTCTGGGTCGCCGAACACCACAACATGCCGGCCATCGCCAGCGCCGCCCCGGCGGTGCTGATGGCGCACCTGGCCGCCGCCACCTCGACGATCCGCATCGGCTCCGGTGGGGTGATGCTGCCGAACCATCCCCCGTTGGTGGTCGCCGAACAGTTCGGCACCCTGCAGGCGCTGCACCCGGACCGCATCGACCTGGGCATCGGCCGGGCTCCGGGGACCGACCAGGCCACCGCTCTGGCGTTGCGGCGTACGATGGCCGGGCTCAACGCCGAGGCGTTCCCGCAGGAGCTGGCGACCCTGATCGGCTACTTCCGCGGCGATTCCGGGCCGATCACCGCCACCCCCGGGGCGGGGCAGATGCCGGCGATCTGGCTGCTCGGCTCCAGCGGCTTCAGCGCCCAACTGGCCGGCACCCTCGGGTTGCCGTTCTCCTTCGCCCACCATTTCAGCCCGGCCAACACCTTGGCGGCGCTGGCGCTGTACCGGCAGCATTTCCGCCCGTCGCAGTGGCTGGACCGGCCGTACGCGATGGTCGCGGTCAACGTGGTCTGCGCCGACACCGACGAGCAGGCCGAATGGTTGTCCGGCCCGGCCGGGCTGTCGTTCCTGCGGCTGCGCGCCGGTCGGCCGGAGCCGCTGGCCAGCCCGGCGGAGGCCGCCGCCTACCCGTACACCGAACATGAACGTGAGTTCGTCCGGCAGCGCCGCGACGGCCAGGCGATCGGTTCGCCGGACACCGTCGCCCGGGCGTTGACCGAGCTGCGCGGGCGCACCGGAGCCGACGAGCTGATGCTGACCACCCTGGTCTACGACATCGCCGACCGGGTGCGCTCCTTCGAACTGGTCATGGAGGCGGTCGGGCGGACGGGCGTCGGTGCCGCGCCGCACCGCGACGCCGACAATGATGATCAATAG
- a CDS encoding cellulose binding domain-containing protein: protein MRRARPPSLSDPARRSSSTRSLSAVLTVAALTAGAGVATTVAASSAAAAAGCAVDYRITSQWPGGFGASVAITNLGDPLTSWRLTWSFGAGQTITQAWNATVVANGAQITADNVSYNGNLATNARTEFGFNGSWTTSNPVPTAFVLNGTACTGGVAPTTAPPPTSAPPTTAPPPTTAPPTTAPPPTTAPPPTTPPPVPGPGAKQMERLDRGVISVRSGSGNLVSWRLLGTEPANLGFHVYRGGTRITASPVTGSTNHYDSGAASNASYTVRAVVDGIEAPPSPASLTFANGYLDVPLQVPPGGTTPAGESYSYSANDASVGDLDGDGQYEIVLKWDPSNAKDNSQSGYTGNVYVDAYELTGTRLWRIDLGRNIRAGAHYTQFQVYDYDGDGRAEVAMKTADGTRDGRGTVIGSASADYRNSSGYVLSGPEFLTMFNGQTGAAMSTVDYVPARGSVSSWGDSYGNRVDRFLAGTAYLDGQRPSLIMSRGYYTRTVIVAWDFRNGSLTQRWVFDSNTSGNGGYAGQGNHSLSIADVDRDGRDEIVFGGATIDDNGRGLWNTSLNHGDAGHVGDLDPGRAGLEYFKVQEDGAKPSSALIDARTGQIIWQTATGGDNGRGVSADIWAGSAGAESWSSAVSELRSPSGANVGRKPSSANFVVWWDGDPVRELLDQTRIDKYGTSGDTRLLTGADVASNNGTKATPALSADLFGDWREEVIWRTSDSRALRIYATPHTTDRRIHTLMHDPQYRVAIAWQNTAYNQPPHPSFFIGSNMATPPVPNVYLP from the coding sequence GCCGGCGTCGCGACCACCGTCGCCGCCAGCTCGGCCGCCGCTGCCGCCGGCTGCGCCGTCGACTACCGGATCACCAGCCAGTGGCCCGGTGGCTTCGGCGCCAGCGTCGCCATCACCAACCTCGGTGATCCCCTTACCTCCTGGCGGCTGACCTGGAGCTTCGGCGCCGGGCAGACCATCACCCAGGCCTGGAACGCCACGGTCGTCGCCAACGGTGCCCAGATCACCGCGGACAACGTCAGCTACAACGGCAACCTGGCCACCAACGCCCGTACCGAATTCGGTTTCAACGGCTCCTGGACCACCAGCAACCCGGTGCCGACGGCGTTCGTACTCAACGGCACCGCCTGCACCGGCGGCGTCGCCCCGACCACCGCACCCCCGCCGACGAGCGCCCCGCCGACCACCGCGCCCCCGCCCACCACGGCACCACCGACCACGGCACCCCCGCCGACCACCGCGCCGCCGCCGACGACCCCGCCGCCGGTGCCGGGCCCGGGAGCCAAGCAGATGGAACGGCTCGACCGGGGCGTGATCAGTGTCCGGTCCGGGTCCGGCAACCTGGTCTCCTGGCGGCTGCTGGGCACCGAGCCGGCCAACCTCGGCTTCCACGTCTACCGGGGCGGCACCCGGATCACCGCGTCGCCGGTGACCGGCTCGACCAACCACTACGACTCCGGTGCCGCGTCGAACGCCAGCTACACGGTGCGTGCCGTGGTCGACGGCATCGAGGCGCCGCCGTCGCCGGCCTCGCTGACCTTCGCCAACGGCTACCTCGACGTGCCGCTGCAGGTACCGCCGGGTGGCACCACCCCGGCGGGGGAGTCGTACAGCTACTCCGCCAACGACGCCAGCGTCGGCGACCTCGACGGCGACGGGCAGTACGAGATCGTGCTCAAGTGGGATCCGTCCAACGCCAAGGACAACTCCCAGTCCGGCTACACCGGCAACGTCTACGTCGACGCGTACGAGCTGACCGGCACCCGGCTGTGGCGGATCGACCTGGGCCGCAACATCCGGGCCGGTGCCCACTACACCCAGTTCCAGGTCTACGACTACGACGGTGACGGCCGGGCCGAGGTGGCGATGAAGACCGCCGACGGCACCCGCGACGGCCGGGGCACGGTGATCGGCTCGGCCAGCGCCGACTACCGCAACTCGTCGGGCTACGTACTGTCCGGGCCGGAGTTCCTGACCATGTTCAATGGTCAGACCGGCGCGGCGATGTCCACCGTCGACTACGTACCGGCCCGGGGCAGCGTGTCGTCGTGGGGCGACTCGTACGGCAACCGGGTGGACCGGTTCCTCGCCGGTACGGCGTACCTGGACGGCCAGCGCCCGTCGTTGATCATGTCGCGGGGCTACTACACCCGGACCGTCATCGTCGCCTGGGACTTCCGTAACGGCAGCCTCACCCAGCGGTGGGTGTTCGACTCCAACACCTCCGGAAACGGCGGGTACGCGGGGCAGGGCAACCACTCGTTGTCCATCGCCGACGTCGACCGCGACGGCCGCGACGAGATCGTCTTCGGTGGTGCCACCATCGACGACAACGGTCGCGGCCTGTGGAACACCAGCCTCAACCACGGCGACGCCGGTCACGTCGGTGACCTCGACCCGGGCCGGGCCGGGCTGGAGTACTTCAAGGTCCAGGAGGACGGGGCCAAGCCGTCGTCGGCGCTGATCGACGCCCGTACCGGGCAGATCATCTGGCAGACCGCGACCGGCGGCGACAACGGTCGGGGCGTGTCGGCGGACATCTGGGCCGGCAGCGCCGGCGCCGAGTCCTGGTCGTCGGCGGTCAGCGAGCTGCGGTCACCGTCCGGGGCCAACGTCGGGCGCAAACCGTCATCGGCCAACTTCGTGGTCTGGTGGGACGGCGACCCGGTGCGCGAGTTGCTGGACCAGACCCGGATCGACAAGTACGGCACCTCCGGCGACACTCGGCTGCTCACCGGGGCCGACGTGGCGTCCAACAACGGCACCAAGGCCACCCCGGCGCTGTCGGCGGACCTGTTCGGTGACTGGCGGGAAGAGGTGATCTGGCGTACCTCCGACTCCCGGGCGCTGCGGATCTACGCCACGCCGCACACCACGGACCGCCGGATCCACACCTTGATGCACGACCCGCAGTACCGGGTCGCGATCGCCTGGCAGAACACCGCCTACAACCAGCCACCGCATCCGTCGTTCTTCATCGGCAGCAACATGGCGACCCCGCCGGTGCCGAACGTCTACCTGCCCTGA